The DNA segment CTCGACGACCTTTGCCAAGATGCGCGTCTATGACGGCGAGAGCCTGAAGGAGAGCGATCCGAAGGCGCGTAGCGTGCAGGAATACAAGGACGCCGCCGGCGTCGACGAAGGCATGGACGGCGTTTCGACCCGTTTCGCCTTCAAGGTTCTGGCGTCGACCTACAACCACGACACCGCCGAAGTCGGCGCCGATCCGGTGCATCTGATGTACGTGCTGGAGCAGTCGATCCGGCGCGAACAATTGGCCGAGGAAATCGAGAAGCGTTATCTCGAATTCATCAAGGCCGAGCTGGTGCCGCGCTATGCGGAGTTCATCGGCAACGAAATCCAGAAGGCGTATCTGGAATCCTATTCCGACTACGGCCAGAACCTGTTCGATCGCTACGTCGACTACGCCGACGCCTGGATCGAGGATCAAGACTTCAAGGATCCCGACACCGGGCAGATGCTCAATCGCGAGTTGCTCAACCAGGAACTGACCAAGATCGAGAAGCCCGCCGGGATCGCCAACCCGAAGGACTTCCGCAACGAGGTCGTCAAGTTCAGCTTACGCTCGCGTGCCCAGAACAGTGGCAAGAATCCGGCATGGACGTCCTACGAAAAGATCCGCGAAGTCATCGAAAAGCGTATATTCTCGCAAGTTGAGGACCTGCTTCCGGTGATCTCGTTCGGTTCCAAGAAGGACGGCGAGACCGAGAAGAAGCACGGCGATTTCGTCGCACGCATGGTCGGGCGAGGTTATACCGAGCGCCAGGTGCGAAGATTGGTCGAGTGGTACATGCGGGTGAAACAAGCCGGCTGACGCGAACGCAACAATGAGGCGATAGCAACAGTGGCGATGTTCATAGTCGATCGGCGGCTCAATCCAGGCTCGAAGAGCCTGGAAAACCGGCAACGCTTCCTGCGCCGCGCCAAGGCGCTGGTTCAGGGAGCCGTGAAGAAAACCTCCGAAGGCCGGGACATCAAGGATGTCCTGGAAGGCGGCGAGGTCTCGATCCCGCTCGACGGGATGCACGAGCCTCGTTTTCGGACCGAAGGCGGCACGCGCGACCGCGTGCTGCCCGGCAACAAGAAATTCGTCGAAGGCGATATCATCGAGCGCCCGAAGGGCGGCGGCGGCCGGGGCTCGCAGCCGGGCGAGGGCGACAGCGAAGACGATTTCCGCTTCGTGCTGTCGCGCGACGAATTCGTCAACCTGTTCCTCGATGATCTCGAATTACCCGATCTCGCCAAGCGCAAGCTTGCCGAAGTCGAAAGCGAGGGCTTGCAGCGCGCCGGCTATTCGACGTCGGGCTCGCCCGCCAACATCTCGGTGAAGCGCACCGTGCAATTGGCGCTGGCGCGCCGCGTGGCGTTGCGGCGGCCGAAGCCGGAGCAGATCGCCGAGCTTGAGGCGGAGTGCGAGGCTTGCACCGACGAGAAGCGCCGCGCCGAGCTTCTCGCCGAACTCGATAGCTTAAGAGCCAAGGCCAAGCGCATTCCCTTCATCGATCCGATCGACATTCGCTTCCGGCGCTTCGAGACCGTGCCGAAGCCGGTCGCGCAGGCGGTGATGTTCTGCCTGATGGATGTGTCGGGCTCGATGACCGAGCACATGAAGGACCTCGCCAAGCGGTTCTACATGCTGCTCTACGTGTTTCTCACTCGCCGCTACCGCCATGTCGAAATCGTCTTCGTCCGCCACACCGATCGCGCCGAGGAGGTGGACGAGGAAACCTTCTTCCATGGACCGGCCTCCGGCGGCACCATGGTGTCAAGCGCGTTGCAGGCGATGAGCGACATCGTGCGCTCGCGCTTCCGTCCCGCCGACTGGAACATCTATGCGGCGCAGGCTTCCGACGGCGACAACTCGATCGCCGACAGCGCGCTCACTGGGCGGCTGTTGACCGAGAATATCCTGCCCATCAGCCAGTTCTTCGCCTATCTCGAGGTGGGCGAGGCGAGCGGCTCGACCTTCGAGATGCCGGACTCCTCGCTGTGGACGCTGTACCAGCGCCTGCGCAGCGAAGGCGCGCCGCTCTCGATGCGCAAGGTCAATAACCGCAGCGAGATATTTCCGGTGTTCCACGATCTGTTCCAGCGTCGCAGTGCCCAGGAGAAAGCCGCTTCATGAGCGAGACCCACGAACGGCTGTTCGAAGGCGCCGATTGGGATTTCCAGCAGTTGCAGCGTATCCACGATGCTTGCCAGGAGATCGCGCATGGCGAGCTTGGTCTGGAAACCTATCCGAACCAGATCGAGATCATCACCGCCGAACAGATGCTGGATGCGTATTCTTCCTCCGGCATGCCGCTGTTCTACAAGCACTGGTCGTTCGGCAAGCGTTTCGCCCATCACGAGACCTTCTATCGCAAGGGGCTGATGGGGCTTGCCTATGAGATCGTGATCAACTCCTCACCGTGCATCTCCTACCTGATGGAGGAGAACACCGCGACGATGCAGACGCTGGTGATCGCGCACGCCGCCTTCGGTCATAACCACTTCTTCAAGAACAATTACCTGTTCAAGCAGTGGACCGACGCCGAAGGCATTCTGGACTATCTCGATTTCGCCAAGGGCTATATCGCAAGCTGCGAAGATCGCTACGGGACGCGCGCGGTCGAGATGACGCTCGATGCCGCGCATGCGCTGATGTCGCATGGCATCGACCGTTATCCCGGCAAGAAGGGCCTCGACCTTCGGCAGGAGGAAAAACGCTCCCGTGAACGCCGCGAGCACGAGCAGAGCGTGTTCAACGATCTCTGGCGCACGGTGCCGACGGGACCCGCCAAGAGCGCCGAGATCCTGAATTCGGAGCGCCGGCGCGCGCTGCTCGGTTTGCCGCAGGAGAACATTCTCTACTTCCTGGAGAAGACCGCGCCGCGCCTGCATCCCTGGCAGCGCGAACTGTTGCGCATCGTGCGCCATATAGCGCAGTACTTCTATCCGCAGAGCCAGACCAAGGTGATGAACGAGGGCACGGCGACTTACGTGCACTATCGCATCATGAATCGGCTGCACAGCCAAGGCCGGCTCACCGACGGCAATTTCCTCGAATTCCTGCAATCCCACACCAACGTGGTGTTCCAGCCGGAATTCGACGACCAGCGCTTCTCCGATTTCAATCCGTATGCGCTCGGTTTTGCCATGATGCAGGATATCGAGCGCATCGTGACGGCGCCTGACGACGAGGACCGCGAGTGGTTTCCGGACATCGCAGGCCGAGGCGACGTGATGGGCGTGCTGCGCGATGTGTGGGCCAACTATCGCGACGAAAGCTTCGTCAGCCAGTTCCTGTCTCCGAGATTGATTCGGAGCTGGCGGATGTTTCATCTGCACGACGATCCGGAATTTTCCGAAGGCATCCAGGTCGATGCGATTCACGATGCGCGCGGCTATCGCCGCATTCGCCGCGAACTGGCGCGGCAATACGACGTCGGCTTCATCGATCCCAATATCGAGGTGATGGATGTCGATCTCGCCGGCGATCGCCGCCTGATGCTTCGCCATGTGGTAGTGAAGGGCGCGCAGCTCAACGAGACCGACGCAAGGCGCGTGCTCCAGCATCTCGCGGATCTCTGGACCTACGACGTCTCCCTGGTTGAGGTCGACGCCAAGGACAACGTCCTGAAGGAGTACGTGATTAGCCCGCGTGCCGTCGCGATCGCGGCCTAAAAACGCCTGAAATGACGCGATAGGGGAAAACTCCCAGACGCCACCAAATCATCGCTACCAGCGCCGAATTTTGCCCCAATCACACCCGGATATGGCATCGGGCGTTTCAGTAGGGGACTACCAATGGCGTACAAGCGGACTGAAGTTGCTATCGAAAAAATCATAGCATCTTGCGATGGCAACATGCGGGGGGCGCTTGAGGCGCTTATGCTCGTGAACGAACACCTCGAGGAAGAACTGCAGCGGCTCTACACGATCATGTCGCTGGGTGACGAGGGTGAGGAATACCGTTTCGAAACGGTGCATTGAAAAGTCTTCCTTTTTAGCTTTTCAGGCTTCCTCCGGCCAATACAGCCGCATCGGATTACCGGCGAGCAGCTTCTGTTGCAACTCGGGGGTCGCTGCGATGTGCGGGATAAAGTCAACGAGCAGGCCGTCGTCCGGCATGTGGCCTTTCAGGTTGGGATGGGGCCAGTCCGTGCCCCACAGGACGCGGTCGGGGAAGGTTTCGATCAGCGTTTTCGCAAACGGGATGACGTCCTGGTAGGCATTCTGTTCGCCGTTTAGCGCGGGCGGCCCCGAAACGGACAACCGTTCCGGGCAGCTGACCTTCGACCACACGTTATTGTGGCGTTGCATGAAGTCCACGAACCGGGCGAATTCCGGCCCGTCCACGGGCTTGGTGACATCAGGTCTGCCCATGTGGTCGACCACGATGGTCGTCGGCAGGCTGGTGAAGAAATCGATCAGCTCCGGCAGATCGACCGCCTCGAAATAGATCACGACATGCCAGCCGAGTTTGGCGATGCGCCCCGCGATCTCCATCAACTCGTCCTTGGGCGTGAAATCCACCAGCCGCTTGACGAAGTTGAAGCGCACGCCGCGAATACCGGCCGCGTGCAACGCCTGCAATTCGGCATCGGTGATATTTCGCTTCACCGTGGCAATGCCGCGCGCCTTGCCGTTCGCCGCGCGCAACGCATCGACGACGGCGGAATTGTCGGCGCCGTGACAGGTTGCCTGCACGATCACGTTGCGCGAGAAGCCGAGATGATCGCGCAATGCAAAGAGCTGGTCCTTCGAGGCGTCGCAGGGCGTATATTTTCGCTCCGGCGCAAACGCGAATTGGTCGCCGGGCCCGAACACATGGCAATGCGCATCGACCGCGCCTGCGGGCAATTTGAAGCGCGGCTTTGCGGGGCCGGCGTACCAGTCGAGCCAGCCGGGGGTTTTCTCGAATTTGGCCATCAGTCTTTCTTTGCTTTTTTCTTGGCGGCGATGTCACCGATGATCCGGTCCGCTTCCGTGCGCCAGTCGGCCGCTCGTGCGAATTCTTCTGTCCCGCGTTCGCCGAACAGGCCCTGGTCGGCGAGATCAGCGATAAAGGCCTGGCGCTCGGCGGTGCCTTGCGACGACCATGGCTCGAGACCGATCTCGCGCACGGTCTCGGCGACCTCGCGCACTTCCTCGCTGCGTCGCCTGCCATGTTCGATCACACGCTGGAAGAAATAGGCGCCTTGCTTTTCCCAGTCGATGCCGGGGAAGGTCTCTTTCAGCGACACCAGCACCGCATCCTCGACGCCATAGGCGCGCGCGGTGGTGAAGCTCTCGATCACCATGGCCTCCAGCCCCTTGATCATCACGCTGCGGCACATCTTCACGGCCGAGGCGACGCCGAGCCGGTCGCTCGCCACCTTGGCGGCAAAGCCCAGCTCGACCAGGTGCGGCGCCAACGCCGCCGCATCGCCGCCGCCGAGCAACAGCGGCACCTTCAAGCGGAGAGGCGGCACGGATGTCATCACCGCGCCCTCGACATAGCGGGCGCCGGCGCTGTCGATCATGGCCGCCGCGCGCTGCTTGGCGCCGGGCGAGGCCGAGTTGAAATCGAGATACCACGCGCCGCGCTTGACAGCCTCGGCGCACGCTTTGGCAACCGGCACGGCCTGGCTTGCGGTCACCGCCGAGACGAGAAGATCGGATTGCGCGGCCAAATCCGCATGCGAAGCCGTGAGCGCGACGCCATGTTGCCGGGCGTGGTCGCGTAAAGGTTTGCCCGACTGGTCGCTGCGCAGCTTGATGTCGTAGGCTGTGACCTTGATGTCCTGCTGGCGCAGGTCCTCGGCAAGGATGCGGCCGACTTCGCCATAGCCGATCAGGCCGACGTTCCATTCTCTCGGATCGCTCGATAGGGGAGTCATGGGCGCGTGTCTCCGCGGACGTTATTATTGCTTCGGAATATGGGCCTTCTCGATCACGGCCCGCCATTTGTCGATGTCGGATTTCAGCCGCTCCCCGATCGCTTCCGGCGTACCGGCCCGGGCTTCGACGCCGAACGCGAGCAGCTTCTTCCTGACCTCGGCATCACCCAGAATTTCCTGCAAGGCGCTGTTGAGTGTCTTGATCACATCGGGCGGCGTACCTGTTCGTGCGAACATCGCGTTCCACGACACGACGTCATAATCGGCCACGCCGCTTTCCTTCACCGTGGCCAGATCCGGGGTCGATTCCGAGCGTGTCGCGCCGGAAGAGGCCAGCGCACGGAGCTTGCCGTCGACGATGTTGCCCTGGAGCACCGAATAGCTGTCGATCACGAGCGACACGTTGCCCTGCAACAAGGCGACCTCGGCGTCGTGGTTGCCGCGAAAAGGCACCAGCGTGAAGTCGACATTGGCTGATGTCTTGAACAGCTCGGCGGACAGATTCTGCGTCGAGCCGACATTGATGGTGCCGACATTGAGCGCGCCCGGT comes from the Bradyrhizobium erythrophlei genome and includes:
- a CDS encoding YeaH/YhbH family protein, which produces MFIVDRRLNPGSKSLENRQRFLRRAKALVQGAVKKTSEGRDIKDVLEGGEVSIPLDGMHEPRFRTEGGTRDRVLPGNKKFVEGDIIERPKGGGGRGSQPGEGDSEDDFRFVLSRDEFVNLFLDDLELPDLAKRKLAEVESEGLQRAGYSTSGSPANISVKRTVQLALARRVALRRPKPEQIAELEAECEACTDEKRRAELLAELDSLRAKAKRIPFIDPIDIRFRRFETVPKPVAQAVMFCLMDVSGSMTEHMKDLAKRFYMLLYVFLTRRYRHVEIVFVRHTDRAEEVDEETFFHGPASGGTMVSSALQAMSDIVRSRFRPADWNIYAAQASDGDNSIADSALTGRLLTENILPISQFFAYLEVGEASGSTFEMPDSSLWTLYQRLRSEGAPLSMRKVNNRSEIFPVFHDLFQRRSAQEKAAS
- a CDS encoding SpoVR family protein, which codes for MSETHERLFEGADWDFQQLQRIHDACQEIAHGELGLETYPNQIEIITAEQMLDAYSSSGMPLFYKHWSFGKRFAHHETFYRKGLMGLAYEIVINSSPCISYLMEENTATMQTLVIAHAAFGHNHFFKNNYLFKQWTDAEGILDYLDFAKGYIASCEDRYGTRAVEMTLDAAHALMSHGIDRYPGKKGLDLRQEEKRSRERREHEQSVFNDLWRTVPTGPAKSAEILNSERRRALLGLPQENILYFLEKTAPRLHPWQRELLRIVRHIAQYFYPQSQTKVMNEGTATYVHYRIMNRLHSQGRLTDGNFLEFLQSHTNVVFQPEFDDQRFSDFNPYALGFAMMQDIERIVTAPDDEDREWFPDIAGRGDVMGVLRDVWANYRDESFVSQFLSPRLIRSWRMFHLHDDPEFSEGIQVDAIHDARGYRRIRRELARQYDVGFIDPNIEVMDVDLAGDRRLMLRHVVVKGAQLNETDARRVLQHLADLWTYDVSLVEVDAKDNVLKEYVISPRAVAIAA
- a CDS encoding amidohydrolase family protein encodes the protein MAKFEKTPGWLDWYAGPAKPRFKLPAGAVDAHCHVFGPGDQFAFAPERKYTPCDASKDQLFALRDHLGFSRNVIVQATCHGADNSAVVDALRAANGKARGIATVKRNITDAELQALHAAGIRGVRFNFVKRLVDFTPKDELMEIAGRIAKLGWHVVIYFEAVDLPELIDFFTSLPTTIVVDHMGRPDVTKPVDGPEFARFVDFMQRHNNVWSKVSCPERLSVSGPPALNGEQNAYQDVIPFAKTLIETFPDRVLWGTDWPHPNLKGHMPDDGLLVDFIPHIAATPELQQKLLAGNPMRLYWPEEA
- a CDS encoding DUF1932 domain-containing protein, which codes for MTPLSSDPREWNVGLIGYGEVGRILAEDLRQQDIKVTAYDIKLRSDQSGKPLRDHARQHGVALTASHADLAAQSDLLVSAVTASQAVPVAKACAEAVKRGAWYLDFNSASPGAKQRAAAMIDSAGARYVEGAVMTSVPPLRLKVPLLLGGGDAAALAPHLVELGFAAKVASDRLGVASAVKMCRSVMIKGLEAMVIESFTTARAYGVEDAVLVSLKETFPGIDWEKQGAYFFQRVIEHGRRRSEEVREVAETVREIGLEPWSSQGTAERQAFIADLADQGLFGERGTEEFARAADWRTEADRIIGDIAAKKKAKKD
- a CDS encoding Bug family tripartite tricarboxylate transporter substrate binding protein, giving the protein MKTFARHHRRLLLASLAFLFIGATQAVPAQEKYPVRPVRFVVPFAAGGVADTTARVVADKLSEKLGQRFYVENQPGAGGITAARNAISAPADGYTVTMLTNGTAVSVSLFEKLPFDPVKDFTPVSSLGFFDFAFVTSASSGFKTLGDFVAAAKAKPGALNVGTINVGSTQNLSAELFKTSANVDFTLVPFRGNHDAEVALLQGNVSLVIDSYSVLQGNIVDGKLRALASSGATRSESTPDLATVKESGVADYDVVSWNAMFARTGTPPDVIKTLNSALQEILGDAEVRKKLLAFGVEARAGTPEAIGERLKSDIDKWRAVIEKAHIPKQ